A genome region from Geodermatophilus bullaregiensis includes the following:
- the asnB gene encoding asparagine synthase (glutamine-hydrolyzing) yields MCGLLAYLSTDAPRVDDDRVDGVREALHCLHHRGPDDTAVWADPNVVLAFNRLSIIDVEGSPQPLPYAADRYRILFNGEIYNYVELREELAAAGAQLTTHGDTETIVAGYHLWGQDVVRRLRGMFSFVIWDTHTRTAFGARDPFGIKPLFTARLADGGLVLSSEKKALLQLLGGSEAAGGVDPASLQHYLTLQYVPEPATLHRGIRRIESGTSFTVVDGELATARYFHPSFRPQPVPAGGEQDLYDRIAAVLDESVAKHMRADVTVGSFLSSGIDSTAIAALAHRYNPDLMTFTVGFQRQAQSEVEIAAESASILGVEHVPVEVTAEEFAAAIPEVVWYLDDPVADPALVPLYFVAREARKHVKVVLSGEGADELFGGYTIYREPISLSWASALPPAGRRAMARIADLLPEGVRGQDLLRRASTPLEQRYYGNARNMRDDELAALLPGRDPDLSHVAVTEDLYRRTREAGYDDVTAMQYVDLFTWLRGDILVKADKMTMANSLELRVPFLDPEVFAIASSLPVEQRVPRRGPGARDRATKYALRQAMRQIVPPRIMNRRKLGFPVPTADFLAGPLHDWARGIVTDSQTQEWLDRDVVLGLLDRLRAEEVPSKRIARQLWSVLVFMVWHGIFVEERVVVDVPETVYPVKL; encoded by the coding sequence ATGTGCGGCCTGCTGGCCTACCTGTCCACCGACGCCCCCCGGGTCGACGACGACCGTGTCGACGGCGTCCGCGAGGCGCTGCACTGCCTGCACCACCGCGGGCCCGACGACACCGCCGTCTGGGCCGACCCCAACGTGGTCCTCGCCTTCAACCGGTTGTCGATCATCGACGTCGAGGGCAGCCCGCAGCCACTCCCCTACGCCGCGGACCGCTACCGGATCCTCTTCAACGGCGAGATCTACAACTACGTCGAGCTGCGCGAGGAGCTGGCCGCGGCCGGCGCGCAGCTGACCACGCACGGCGACACCGAGACGATCGTCGCCGGCTACCACCTGTGGGGCCAGGACGTCGTCCGGCGGCTGCGCGGGATGTTCTCCTTCGTCATCTGGGACACCCACACCCGGACCGCCTTCGGCGCCCGCGACCCCTTCGGCATCAAGCCGCTGTTCACCGCGCGCCTGGCCGACGGCGGGCTGGTCCTCAGCTCGGAGAAGAAGGCGCTGCTGCAGCTGCTCGGCGGCAGCGAGGCCGCCGGCGGCGTCGACCCGGCCTCGCTGCAGCACTACCTGACGCTGCAGTACGTGCCCGAGCCCGCGACGCTGCACCGCGGCATCCGCCGGATCGAGAGCGGCACGAGCTTCACCGTCGTCGACGGGGAGCTGGCCACGGCCCGCTACTTCCACCCGTCCTTCCGGCCGCAGCCGGTCCCCGCCGGGGGCGAGCAGGACCTCTACGACCGCATCGCGGCGGTGCTCGACGAGTCGGTGGCCAAGCACATGCGCGCCGACGTCACCGTGGGCTCGTTCCTCTCCAGCGGCATCGACTCGACGGCGATCGCCGCACTGGCCCACCGCTACAACCCCGACCTCATGACCTTCACCGTCGGCTTCCAGCGGCAGGCGCAGTCGGAGGTCGAGATCGCCGCGGAGTCCGCGTCGATCCTCGGCGTCGAGCACGTACCGGTCGAGGTCACCGCCGAGGAGTTCGCCGCGGCCATCCCCGAGGTGGTCTGGTACCTCGACGACCCGGTCGCCGACCCCGCACTCGTGCCGCTGTACTTCGTGGCCCGCGAGGCCCGCAAGCACGTCAAGGTGGTGCTCTCCGGCGAGGGCGCCGACGAGCTGTTCGGCGGCTACACCATCTACCGTGAGCCGATCAGCCTGTCCTGGGCGTCGGCGCTGCCGCCGGCCGGCCGCCGGGCGATGGCCCGGATCGCCGACCTGCTGCCCGAGGGCGTGCGCGGCCAAGACCTGCTGCGCCGCGCCTCCACCCCGCTCGAGCAGCGCTACTACGGCAACGCCCGCAACATGCGCGACGACGAGCTCGCCGCGCTGCTGCCCGGCCGCGACCCCGACCTGTCGCACGTCGCGGTCACCGAGGACCTCTACCGGCGCACCCGCGAGGCCGGCTACGACGACGTGACGGCGATGCAGTACGTCGACCTGTTCACCTGGCTGCGCGGCGACATCCTGGTCAAGGCCGACAAGATGACCATGGCGAACTCCCTCGAGCTGCGGGTGCCCTTCCTCGACCCGGAGGTGTTCGCGATCGCCAGCTCGCTGCCGGTCGAGCAGCGGGTGCCCCGCCGCGGCCCCGGAGCCAGGGACAGGGCGACGAAGTACGCGCTGCGCCAGGCGATGCGGCAGATCGTGCCGCCGCGGATCATGAACCGGCGCAAGCTCGGCTTCCCCGTGCCGACGGCGGACTTCCTCGCCGGCCCGCTGCACGACTGGGCCCGCGGCATCGTCACCGACAGCCAGACGCAGGAGTGGCTCGACCGCGACGTCGTCCTCGGGCTGCTCGACCGGCTGCGCGCCGAGGAGGTGCCGAGCAAGCGCATCGCCCGCCAGCTGTGGTCGGTGCTGGTCTTCATGGTGTGGCACGGGATCTTCGTCGAGGAGCGGGTCGTCGTCGACGTCCCGGAGACGGTCTACCCGGTCAAGCTGTAG
- a CDS encoding metalloprotease has product MWTRLLTWRWVLLHLLVAALFVATFFLGYWQLSKAEDGGGAVNWSYALQWPLYGFMGLWFYVRMVREELHRDPDEDEPGNAVVLYQRPRIDTTGDPELAAYNAYLAELNERALGQKSAHGR; this is encoded by the coding sequence GTGTGGACGCGTCTGCTGACCTGGAGGTGGGTGCTCCTGCACCTGCTGGTCGCCGCGCTGTTCGTCGCCACCTTCTTCCTCGGCTACTGGCAGCTGAGCAAGGCCGAGGACGGCGGCGGCGCGGTCAACTGGAGCTACGCGCTGCAGTGGCCGCTGTACGGCTTCATGGGCCTGTGGTTCTACGTGCGCATGGTGCGCGAGGAGCTGCACCGGGACCCCGACGAGGACGAGCCGGGCAACGCCGTCGTCCTCTACCAGCGGCCGCGGATCGACACCACGGGCGACCCGGAGCTGGCGGCGTACAACGCCTACCTCGCGGAGCTGAACGAGCGGGCGCTGGGGCAGAAGAGCGCGCATGGCCGCTGA
- a CDS encoding phage holin family protein, which yields MTTPTTGGASRAAPPPPSTEETSTGQLVSQLTEQVSRLVRDETRLAQAEMTQKAKRLGVGAGLFGGAGLFGFLGLCVLVATFVLLLDLVLPAWLAALIVAVVLFAIAGVLALVGKKDVQKGTPPVPTEAIASTKADIAAVKESARR from the coding sequence ATGACCACGCCCACGACGGGCGGCGCCTCGCGCGCCGCCCCGCCTCCCCCCTCGACGGAGGAGACCTCCACCGGCCAGCTGGTCAGCCAGCTAACCGAGCAGGTCTCCCGGCTCGTCCGTGACGAGACCCGCCTGGCGCAGGCCGAGATGACGCAGAAGGCCAAGCGCCTCGGCGTCGGCGCCGGGCTGTTCGGCGGCGCCGGCCTGTTCGGCTTCCTCGGGCTCTGCGTCCTGGTCGCCACCTTCGTGCTGCTGCTCGACCTGGTCCTGCCCGCCTGGCTGGCCGCGCTGATCGTCGCGGTCGTGCTGTTCGCGATCGCCGGCGTCCTGGCCCTGGTGGGCAAGAAGGACGTGCAGAAGGGGACGCCGCCGGTGCCCACCGAGGCGATCGCGAGCACCAAGGCCGACATCGCCGCGGTGAAGGAGAGTGCACGTCGATGA
- a CDS encoding HesB/IscA family protein has translation MTVQDTETAGSTGVLLSEPAAAKVRALLDQEGRDDLRLRIAVQPGGCSGLRYQLFFDERFLDGDQTFEFGGVEVIVDRMSGPYLGGAVIDFVDTIEKQGFTIDNPNAQGSCACGDSFH, from the coding sequence ATGACGGTGCAGGACACCGAGACCGCCGGCAGCACCGGCGTGCTGCTCAGCGAGCCGGCGGCGGCCAAGGTCAGGGCGCTGCTGGACCAGGAGGGCCGCGACGACCTGCGTCTGCGCATCGCCGTCCAGCCCGGTGGCTGCTCCGGCCTGCGCTACCAGCTCTTCTTCGACGAGCGCTTCCTCGACGGTGACCAGACCTTCGAGTTCGGCGGCGTCGAGGTCATCGTCGACCGGATGAGCGGCCCGTACCTGGGCGGCGCGGTGATCGACTTCGTCGACACCATCGAGAAGCAGGGTTTCACGATCGACAACCCGAACGCGCAGGGCTCCTGCGCGTGCGGCGACTCGTTCCACTGA
- a CDS encoding aldo/keto reductase family protein — MEHRRLGRSGLTISEIAYGNWLTHGGQVEEDAAQSCVRAALDAGITTFDTADVYAGTRAESVLGRALAGQRREGLEIFTKVYWPTGPGPNDRGLGRKHVTESCEASLRRLQTDHIDLYQAHRYDETVPLEETMTAFADLVRAGKVLYVGVSEWRAEEIAAGAALARDLGIQLISNQPQYSMLWRVIEDEVVPTSQREGVSQIVWSPLAQGVLTGKYRPGEQPPAGSRATDPEAGRFIRRFMADDVLTRVQDLRPVADDLGLSMAQLAVAWVLQNENVAAAIIGATRPEQVHDNVKAAGVRLEADVLARIDEVLGDVVERDPARTARG, encoded by the coding sequence GTGGAGCATCGACGCCTCGGCCGTTCGGGCCTGACCATCTCCGAGATCGCCTACGGCAACTGGCTCACCCACGGTGGCCAGGTCGAGGAGGACGCCGCGCAGTCCTGCGTGCGCGCCGCCCTGGACGCCGGCATCACGACCTTCGACACCGCCGACGTCTACGCCGGCACCCGCGCCGAGTCCGTGCTGGGGCGCGCGCTGGCCGGCCAGCGCCGCGAGGGGCTGGAGATCTTCACCAAGGTCTACTGGCCGACCGGTCCCGGCCCCAACGACCGCGGCCTGGGGCGCAAGCACGTCACCGAGAGCTGCGAGGCCTCGCTGCGCCGGCTGCAGACCGACCACATCGACCTCTACCAGGCCCACCGGTACGACGAGACGGTGCCGCTGGAGGAGACGATGACCGCCTTCGCCGACCTGGTGCGCGCCGGCAAGGTCCTCTACGTCGGCGTCTCGGAGTGGCGGGCCGAGGAGATCGCCGCCGGCGCGGCGCTGGCCCGCGACCTCGGCATCCAGCTCATCAGCAACCAGCCCCAGTACTCGATGCTGTGGCGGGTCATCGAGGACGAGGTCGTCCCCACCTCGCAGCGCGAGGGCGTCTCGCAGATCGTCTGGTCGCCGCTGGCGCAGGGCGTGCTGACCGGCAAGTACCGGCCCGGCGAGCAGCCGCCGGCCGGCAGCCGGGCCACCGACCCCGAGGCCGGCCGCTTCATCCGCCGGTTCATGGCCGACGACGTCCTCACCCGGGTGCAGGACCTGCGGCCGGTGGCCGACGACCTGGGCCTGTCGATGGCGCAGCTGGCGGTGGCGTGGGTGCTGCAGAACGAGAACGTGGCCGCGGCGATCATCGGGGCGACCCGCCCGGAGCAGGTGCACGACAACGTGAAGGCGGCCGGCGTCCGGCTGGAGGCCGACGTCCTGGCCCGGATCGACGAGGTCCTCGGCGACGTCGTCGAGCGCGACCCCGCCAGGACCGCGAGAGGCTGA
- the qcrB gene encoding cytochrome bc1 complex cytochrome b subunit, which yields MARNATAPGAPKTLLGKAALEVDDRLIVAGPLRRTLNKVFPDHWSFLLGEIALYSFIILLLTGTYLTFFFQASMTEVVYDGAYAPLRGVDMSIAYASTLDISFDVRGGLLIRQMHHWAALLFVASIVVHMLRIFFTGAFRRPRETNWLIGVALLVLALVEGMTGYTMPDDLLSGTGLRIISAIILSIPVIGTWAHWAVFGGDYVGELIVGRFYIVHVLLIPAILLGLIAVHLLILVKQKHTQFPGPGRTEHNVVGNRLFPAFAGKATGLLLVVFGVVAALGGLVQINPVWLWGPYNPAQVSAASQPDWYVMFLDGSTRLFPAWDIYLPGNYNIPALFFPTLVLPGILFTLLAAYPMLERKLTGDTASHHLLQRPRDVPVRTSLGVMALSFYLVLLLSGGNDVIADKFDISLNAMTWIGRIGLIILPPIAYVVTYRICLGLQQHDREVLEHGIETGVIRRLPHGEFIEVHQPLGPVDHHGHGELAYGGAPVPKKMNQVGGARRAIRGFFSPIEEPAAVELEQRGEERGLASADPHRELTTSGRPAEGGRPSEGGRPSEGGRPSEGGRPSEGGRPQAPRD from the coding sequence ATGGCTCGTAACGCCACCGCGCCGGGGGCGCCGAAGACGCTCCTCGGCAAGGCCGCTCTCGAGGTCGACGACCGGCTCATCGTCGCCGGCCCCCTGCGCAGGACGCTCAACAAGGTCTTCCCCGACCACTGGTCGTTCCTGCTCGGCGAGATCGCGCTCTACTCGTTCATCATCCTGCTGCTCACCGGCACGTACCTCACCTTCTTCTTCCAGGCCTCGATGACCGAGGTCGTCTACGACGGTGCGTACGCGCCGCTGCGCGGCGTCGACATGTCGATCGCCTACGCCTCGACGCTGGACATCTCCTTCGACGTCCGCGGCGGTCTGCTGATCCGGCAGATGCACCACTGGGCGGCCCTGCTCTTCGTCGCCTCGATCGTCGTCCACATGCTGCGGATCTTCTTCACCGGCGCCTTCCGCCGGCCGCGGGAGACCAACTGGCTGATCGGTGTCGCGCTGCTGGTGCTGGCCCTGGTCGAGGGCATGACCGGTTACACCATGCCCGACGACCTGCTCTCCGGCACCGGTCTCCGGATCATCAGCGCGATCATCCTGTCGATCCCGGTGATCGGGACGTGGGCGCACTGGGCCGTGTTCGGCGGCGACTACGTCGGTGAGCTGATCGTCGGCCGGTTCTACATCGTCCACGTGCTGCTGATCCCGGCGATCCTGCTCGGCCTGATCGCGGTGCACCTGCTGATCCTGGTCAAGCAGAAGCACACGCAGTTCCCCGGCCCGGGTCGCACCGAGCACAACGTGGTCGGCAACCGGCTCTTCCCGGCCTTCGCCGGCAAGGCGACCGGGCTGCTGCTCGTGGTCTTCGGTGTCGTCGCCGCTCTCGGCGGGCTGGTCCAGATCAACCCGGTGTGGCTGTGGGGCCCGTACAACCCCGCGCAGGTGTCCGCGGCGTCGCAGCCGGACTGGTACGTCATGTTCCTCGACGGGTCGACGCGACTGTTCCCCGCCTGGGACATCTACCTGCCGGGCAACTACAACATCCCGGCACTGTTCTTCCCGACGCTGGTCCTGCCCGGAATCCTCTTCACGCTGCTGGCGGCCTACCCCATGCTGGAGCGGAAGCTGACCGGCGACACCGCCTCGCACCACCTCCTGCAGCGCCCGCGCGACGTCCCCGTGCGGACCTCGCTGGGCGTCATGGCGCTGTCGTTCTACCTCGTGCTGCTGCTGTCGGGCGGCAACGACGTCATCGCCGACAAGTTCGACATCAGCCTCAACGCGATGACCTGGATCGGCCGCATCGGCCTGATCATCCTGCCGCCGATCGCCTACGTGGTGACCTACCGGATCTGCCTGGGTCTGCAGCAGCACGACCGCGAGGTCCTCGAGCACGGCATCGAGACCGGTGTCATCCGCCGGCTCCCGCACGGTGAGTTCATCGAGGTCCACCAGCCGCTCGGCCCGGTCGACCACCACGGTCACGGCGAGCTCGCCTACGGCGGTGCTCCGGTGCCCAAGAAGATGAACCAGGTGGGCGGTGCCCGCCGCGCCATCCGCGGGTTCTTCTCGCCCATCGAGGAGCCCGCCGCTGTCGAGCTCGAGCAGCGCGGCGAGGAGCGCGGGCTGGCCTCGGCCGACCCGCACCGCGAGCTGACCACGAGCGGCCGTCCGGCCGAGGGCGGACGGCCCTCCGAGGGTGGGCGACCGTCCGAGGGCGGGCGTCCCTCCGAGGGTGGGCGACCGTCCGAGGGTGGGCGGCCGCAGGCGCCGCGCGACTGA
- a CDS encoding DUF3817 domain-containing protein, with amino-acid sequence MAAERTAERSRLPRALARRVGQGVPAALLRYRVMAWVVGVLLIALVLVAVPVKYLADVDEPVAVIGTAHGWLYAVFFVTACDLALRARWTLRGTVLVLLAGTVPVLSFVAERIATRKTRAGERV; translated from the coding sequence ATGGCCGCTGAGCGCACCGCGGAGCGCAGCCGGTTGCCGCGCGCGCTCGCCCGCCGGGTCGGGCAGGGCGTCCCCGCCGCTCTCCTCCGCTACCGCGTCATGGCCTGGGTCGTGGGCGTCCTGCTCATCGCGCTGGTCCTGGTCGCGGTGCCGGTCAAGTACCTGGCTGACGTCGACGAGCCGGTCGCCGTCATCGGCACCGCGCACGGCTGGCTCTACGCCGTCTTCTTCGTGACCGCCTGCGACCTCGCCCTGCGCGCCCGCTGGACGCTGCGGGGCACCGTCCTCGTGCTCCTGGCGGGCACCGTGCCCGTCCTGTCCTTCGTCGCCGAACGGATCGCCACCCGCAAGACCCGCGCCGGCGAGCGCGTCTGA
- a CDS encoding cytochrome c oxidase subunit 4, protein MKVEALIFNLIAIFCVVAAAVYGFWSREPIGTTALVLSAGLTGLIGGFFWFVSRRIDARPEDRKDAEIAEGAGELGFFSPSSYWPFAIASSAAITGLGLAYWYVWLILIGTVAILITVGGLLFEYYVGQNAQSS, encoded by the coding sequence GTGAAGGTCGAAGCGCTGATCTTCAACCTCATCGCGATCTTCTGCGTCGTCGCCGCAGCCGTCTACGGCTTCTGGTCGCGCGAGCCGATCGGCACCACCGCCCTGGTCCTGTCCGCGGGGCTCACCGGGCTCATCGGCGGGTTCTTCTGGTTCGTGTCCCGCCGCATCGACGCCCGCCCCGAGGACCGCAAGGACGCCGAGATCGCCGAGGGCGCCGGTGAGCTCGGCTTCTTCAGCCCGAGCAGCTACTGGCCCTTCGCCATCGCCTCCTCGGCCGCCATCACCGGCCTGGGCCTGGCCTACTGGTACGTGTGGCTGATCCTCATCGGCACCGTCGCGATCCTGATCACCGTGGGCGGGCTGCTGTTCGAGTACTACGTCGGGCAGAACGCACAGTCTAGCTGA
- a CDS encoding DUF3618 domain-containing protein yields MSTPSGSSSPSGDDARPDAAAAGPTDPDAIKADIEATREQLGRTVDELSHRLDVPARAKEGAARAKDTAVETYRESPPAVAGAGAALAGLVGLLVWRRRRKRRRASAEAATSRAVLEARAEARRARRDAARHAEKARRAVAKNAKRAARTTRTRTRKTARRARR; encoded by the coding sequence ATGAGCACCCCCTCCGGGAGCAGCTCGCCGTCCGGCGACGACGCGCGGCCCGACGCCGCGGCCGCGGGCCCGACCGACCCCGACGCCATCAAGGCCGACATCGAGGCGACCCGCGAGCAGCTCGGCCGCACCGTCGACGAGCTCAGCCACCGCCTCGACGTCCCCGCCCGGGCCAAGGAGGGCGCGGCCCGCGCCAAGGACACCGCCGTCGAGACCTACCGCGAGAGCCCGCCGGCCGTCGCCGGCGCCGGCGCGGCGCTGGCCGGGCTGGTCGGGCTGCTGGTGTGGCGCCGCCGGCGCAAGCGCCGCCGGGCGAGCGCCGAGGCCGCGACCAGCCGGGCCGTCCTGGAGGCGCGGGCCGAGGCCCGGCGGGCCCGCCGGGACGCCGCCCGGCACGCGGAGAAGGCCCGCAGGGCGGTCGCGAAGAACGCGAAGCGCGCCGCGCGCACGACCCGTACGAGGACGCGGAAGACCGCCAGGAGGGCACGCAGGTGA
- a CDS encoding DUF3043 domain-containing protein translates to MKLRLPGRRNRAEAAPDPAADQTTQLVKAGGKGRPTPRRHEAQGRRPGPPPPPPTTRKEAYRRMREQQALRRSDPRAGGGRGDELSLPARDRGPVRKLVRDVVDARRNAGSFFLGVAALVLVGYFIPNPAVQNYTVFVWFAFFLLIAGDSVFLGRRIKKKVLERFPDQPHRMKGLVWYGISRATMIRRWRFPKPEVALGAEV, encoded by the coding sequence GTGAAGCTCCGCCTGCCCGGGCGCCGCAACCGCGCCGAGGCCGCCCCCGACCCCGCCGCCGACCAGACCACGCAGCTGGTCAAGGCGGGTGGGAAGGGCCGGCCCACGCCCAGGCGCCACGAGGCCCAGGGGCGGCGTCCCGGTCCCCCGCCGCCGCCGCCCACCACCCGCAAGGAGGCCTACCGGCGGATGCGCGAGCAGCAGGCGCTGCGCAGGTCCGACCCCCGGGCCGGCGGGGGCCGCGGCGACGAGCTGTCCCTGCCCGCCCGCGACCGCGGCCCGGTGCGCAAGCTGGTGCGCGACGTCGTCGACGCCCGCCGCAACGCCGGCAGCTTCTTCCTCGGCGTGGCCGCGCTCGTCCTGGTCGGCTACTTCATCCCGAACCCGGCGGTGCAGAACTACACCGTCTTCGTCTGGTTCGCCTTCTTCCTGCTCATCGCCGGCGACTCGGTGTTCCTCGGCCGCCGGATCAAGAAGAAGGTCCTCGAGCGCTTCCCCGACCAGCCGCACCGCATGAAGGGGCTGGTCTGGTACGGCATCAGCCGGGCGACCATGATCCGCCGCTGGCGCTTCCCGAAGCCCGAGGTGGCGCTGGGCGCCGAGGTCTGA
- the ctaC gene encoding aa3-type cytochrome oxidase subunit II produces the protein MARRSRLARVAALGLLGALTLTGCDLNNEFWRFGFPEGVTEQSEGVRQLWTGSVIAALIVGFIVWGLIIWSVLFHKKKGDELPRQTAYNLPLEIAYSIFPFIIIAGLFFFTVVVQNDVLERSDEPDRTIAVNAFKWNWQFVYPETTGDDGEPVNTVGTTDEIPILVMPTDETVRFEVASADVIHSFWVPEFLFKLDVIPGNDNGRDNVFEVVVNEEGSYVGRCAELCGSYHAYMNFEVRAVSSEDYEAYLAARESGQSTYEALETIGQEGEATTTRPFRVGDGYYQQAAD, from the coding sequence GTGGCTCGACGCAGCAGGCTCGCGCGGGTCGCCGCGCTCGGTCTCCTGGGGGCGCTCACCCTCACCGGGTGCGACCTGAACAACGAGTTCTGGCGCTTCGGTTTCCCCGAGGGCGTCACCGAACAGTCCGAGGGCGTCCGTCAGCTCTGGACCGGCTCGGTGATCGCGGCGCTCATCGTCGGCTTCATCGTGTGGGGCCTGATCATCTGGTCGGTGCTGTTCCACAAGAAGAAGGGCGACGAGCTCCCGCGGCAGACGGCGTACAACCTGCCGCTCGAGATCGCCTACTCGATCTTCCCGTTCATCATCATCGCGGGTCTGTTCTTCTTCACCGTCGTCGTGCAGAACGACGTGCTCGAGCGCAGCGACGAGCCCGACCGGACGATCGCGGTCAACGCCTTCAAGTGGAACTGGCAGTTCGTCTACCCGGAGACCACCGGTGACGACGGCGAGCCGGTCAACACCGTGGGGACGACCGACGAGATCCCGATCCTGGTCATGCCGACCGACGAGACCGTCCGTTTCGAGGTCGCCTCCGCCGACGTCATCCACTCGTTCTGGGTGCCGGAGTTCCTCTTCAAGCTCGACGTCATCCCGGGTAACGACAACGGCCGGGACAACGTCTTCGAGGTCGTCGTCAACGAGGAGGGCTCCTACGTCGGCCGGTGCGCCGAGCTGTGCGGGAGCTACCACGCGTACATGAACTTCGAGGTGCGGGCCGTCAGCTCCGAGGACTACGAGGCCTACCTCGCCGCCCGCGAGTCCGGCCAGAGCACCTACGAGGCCCTCGAGACCATCGGCCAGGAGGGCGAGGCCACCACGACCCGGCCGTTCCGCGTGGGTGACGGGTACTACCAGCAGGCCGCCGACTGA
- a CDS encoding DUF4235 domain-containing protein yields the protein MSSKSAKLVYRPVGLAGGILAGVVSGAVFKQIWKRVSGEDDAPDALQSEYRMREVVLAAAIQGAIFAATKAAIDRAGARGFTKLTGNWPGD from the coding sequence GTGAGCAGCAAGAGCGCCAAGCTGGTCTACCGTCCGGTCGGTCTGGCCGGCGGCATCCTCGCCGGTGTCGTCTCCGGCGCGGTGTTCAAGCAGATCTGGAAGCGCGTGTCCGGGGAGGACGACGCCCCCGACGCGCTGCAGAGCGAGTACCGGATGCGCGAGGTCGTGCTCGCCGCGGCCATCCAGGGTGCGATCTTCGCCGCGACCAAGGCCGCCATCGACCGCGCCGGCGCCCGCGGCTTCACCAAGCTGACCGGCAACTGGCCGGGCGACTGA